In Corallococcus exiguus, the sequence GACCCACGCCGCAGCCCCCATGCGAACGTGAGCGGTCAGCGGCAGCTCTACCGCCTTGTCGATGTCGGCGAGGTAGGCGGCAGCGGTCGTGCCTGTGCTCGCGAACGTGTGCGCGGGGTCGAGCTGCACGAAGAGCCCCTTCGGCGCGGCGCCCGTGCCGTCACCGTTGAAACCGGCGTCGTCGAGACCATCGGCCACGGTGGCGCGGATGTCCTCTCCGACGCCCGCGTCTCCCACGCCCGGGGTGCGCAGCAGGTCGTTGCTGATGTCCGTCAGCACCATGCCCTTGTGCGCCTTGAGCACGATCTTTCCGTACTTCGG encodes:
- a CDS encoding phage major capsid protein; translation: PKYGKIVLKAHKGMVLTDISNDLLRTPGVGDAGVGEDIRATVADGLDDAGFNGDGTGAAPKGLFVQLDPAHTFASTGTTAAAYLADIDKAVELPLTAHVRMGAAAWVIHPTRATALMQLQESGLFLFRGEMLDKGTIRGFPFVMTTRVPVSRITFSCDWRQFLYGIDEDLILSEHDTRAEHDETTVRAIVKGDFRLRQPKAFSSITY